DNA from Evansella sp. LMS18:
GGCCAGCACTACAGAAGGGTAGTCATTCAAAATAAAATGAGGGAAAAAGAAGCGGAGAGCAGCGGAAACTCCATTAAGTATGCTGATGCACTGAAAAAGGGAGCAACAGGGCAGATTGATGGTCTGGGCAGAGCTCCTAAAGGTGTGAACGACGGAAACGGCTTTGTTTTTATTTCACATATTGGGGATGTGTACCCAAGCGGTCTTCTCCCTGTAAAAGCAGGTAATGTCAGAGAGACCCCTCTTCCTGAAATATACAGGGAATCTGAGGTCTTTAAATCTCTTAGAAATCCTGATTTGTACAAAGGCAAGTGTGGTGTCTGTGAATTCCGCCATGTTTGCGGCGGTTCCCGTTCCAGAGCATATGCAGTCACAGGAGATTATTTAGAGAGTGAACCGTTCTGTGTTTACATTCCTAAATCAATGAGAAAGAAGAAGGCCGCAACCGAAGTTTAAAAACACTAAGATAAGCCCAGGCAAAGTTACTATGCCCGGGCTTGTTTATTTATTAGCCATAGGCAGCACTATTTTAAAATAAGTGAGGTCTTCTCCTGATTCACAGGTAATTTCGCCGCCATACTTTTCCACGATTGATTTAGAGACAAATAAACCAATCCCGGTTCCAAGTTCCTTAGTCGTATAAAAAGGTTCAAAAATGGTTTCTTTAATTCCTTTTGGAATTGGCGGCCCATTATTTGATATTGTAATTTCTGCCCGGTCCTCAATTTTATGGCAGCCAATATGAATTTTACGTGGTTTCTCTCTCAGTTTTAATGCATCAATAGAGTTAAACAATATATTCAGAAATACCTGTTTCAGTTCACTGGCATTTCCTTTTATATATATATTATCCATGTCTTCAGAGGTAACAATCACGTCTTCGCTAAGAAGGCTGGGATAAATAAATTTAATAATATCATTACATAGTTCTTCTAAATTAAATGTTTCCGTCCGTTTTTCACTGGTATCGAGCCTGGATGTATGAAGGAACTGAGTAATTCTGTAATTTAGCTGATCAAGCTCCATTTCGATTATTTCCAGATATTTGTTGCCGGGAAAATCTTTCCTCAGTAGTTTAGTGAAACCCATTATGGAAGTAAGGGGATTCCTGAATTCATGAACAAAGCTGGAGGACATCTGGCCTAAAATAGCAAGCTTATCTTTATGTGTATCAGCAATGTATTTTTGCTTTTCTTCCAGTTTCTTATTTATTAATTCCGTATATCTAGTAAC
Protein-coding regions in this window:
- a CDS encoding histidine kinase N-terminal domain-containing protein is translated as MASFSHNSRPASEIIVEYLEKNLPDFLEVWEERIKIEENDKYKDNVRINGLQMYELVKQTMLGSIDEKELRSLAEAVAYQRMEAGSNIGEFVYNVNVGRSIIIKQVNKSGVSIAELTESIDKINSQFDQFCYFAVTRYTELINKKLEEKQKYIADTHKDKLAILGQMSSSFVHEFRNPLTSIMGFTKLLRKDFPGNKYLEIIEMELDQLNYRITQFLHTSRLDTSEKRTETFNLEELCNDIIKFIYPSLLSEDVIVTSEDMDNIYIKGNASELKQVFLNILFNSIDALKLREKPRKIHIGCHKIEDRAEITISNNGPPIPKGIKETIFEPFYTTKELGTGIGLFVSKSIVEKYGGEITCESGEDLTYFKIVLPMANK